Proteins encoded in a region of the Podarcis muralis chromosome 2, rPodMur119.hap1.1, whole genome shotgun sequence genome:
- the MRPL22 gene encoding large ribosomal subunit protein uL22m isoform X2, translated as MWYLAKLIRGMSIDQALAQLEFNDKKGAKVIKEVLLEAQEMAVRKHNVEFRSNLHIAESFSGKGHYLKRIRYHGKGFFGIMDKVKCHYFVKLVEGPPPPPEKPKTALDHAKEYVQQLRSRTITNTL; from the exons ATGTGGTACCTGGCAAAACTG ATACGAGGCATGTCCATAGATCAGGCACTAGCTCAGTTGGAATTCAATGACAAAAAGGGAGCAAAAGTGATAAAAGAG GTCCTTCTAGAAGCCCAAGAAATGGCGGTGAGGAAGCATAATGTAGAATTTAGATCCAACTTACACATTG CTGAATCCTTCTCTGGAAAAGGGCACTACCTGAAAAGGATCCGTTACCATGGCAAAGGCTTTTTTGGCATTATGGACAAAGTCAAGTGCCATTACTTTGTGAAATTAGTCGAAGGCCCACCTCCACCtccagagaaaccaaagactgctTTAGATCACGCAAAGGAGTATGTGCAGCAGCTGCGTAGCCGAACCATTACTAACACATTGTAA